From Algoriphagus sp. NG3, the proteins below share one genomic window:
- a CDS encoding N-acetylglucosamine kinase translates to MILIADSGSSKTDWRVIHSDRRISQHRGIGFNPYYQTSEEMAIQMQDEYLMNLGSEIEEIYFYGAGCSSPDRKSEVSSALKTVFPSAKIIIDHDLAAAARSTCGHEPGIACILGTGSNSCDYDGKSITDTRPAPGYIFGDEGGGGYVGRKLLKDFINDEMPAEIRKELIDSFHLTAIAIQEHVYQKPFPNRYMASFCRFITEHKSKPYCYMLYYDSFLDFFKQHVMKYKDYTDKPVNFVGSIAFYNSDILRKAASDVQINVNLIIESPIAGLTLYHKEELEKRA, encoded by the coding sequence ATGATATTAATTGCAGATAGTGGATCCAGCAAGACAGACTGGAGAGTAATTCATTCTGATCGTCGAATCAGTCAGCATCGAGGAATCGGGTTTAATCCATATTACCAGACTTCTGAAGAAATGGCGATTCAGATGCAGGATGAATATCTCATGAATCTAGGAAGTGAGATAGAAGAAATATATTTCTATGGGGCAGGCTGCTCTTCTCCTGACCGAAAGAGCGAGGTTTCATCAGCCTTGAAAACAGTATTCCCATCAGCTAAAATCATTATTGATCATGACCTCGCTGCTGCAGCTAGATCTACCTGTGGTCACGAGCCAGGCATAGCTTGTATTCTTGGAACAGGTTCGAATAGCTGTGATTATGATGGAAAGTCAATTACCGACACCAGACCTGCGCCCGGATATATCTTCGGTGATGAAGGGGGAGGAGGATATGTTGGCAGGAAACTCCTAAAGGATTTTATCAACGACGAGATGCCCGCGGAGATCAGAAAGGAACTGATCGATAGCTTTCACCTCACGGCTATAGCTATCCAGGAGCATGTGTATCAGAAACCTTTCCCTAATCGGTACATGGCTAGTTTTTGCAGGTTTATTACCGAGCATAAATCCAAGCCGTACTGCTACATGCTTTATTATGACTCCTTTCTGGATTTCTTTAAGCAGCATGTGATGAAATACAAGGATTACACTGATAAGCCGGTGAATTTCGTAGGTTCTATCGCCTTTTACAACAGTGATATTCTTCGTAAAGCTGCCTCAGATGTACAGATAAATGTTAATTTGATAATCGAAAGCCCTATCGCGGGATTGACTCTTTATCATAAGGAGGAATTAGAGAAGAGGGCATGA
- a CDS encoding formimidoylglutamase, with product MNIQSYFEPVAEYLWQKKYPENSFFKQIHFFGEEFPDLKGVQIALVGLRENRGLARIESADRGSSEIREKLYDLKKGFGSYRVADLGDLISGEKLSDTYQRMQEVGDYLMKQQILPIYFGGSHDLDYGQYLSYQKMKKLVSLLTVDAKLDMEEEGPLADQHTQEIILHQPNFLFSSAHLAYQSFLVDPSLINVVEKLYFEHVRLGELRSEFKEVEPLIRNADLLSFDLCAIQSADAPGAVNAEPFGLTAEEACQICWFAGTNEKLSSIGIYGYEPYFDDAANKTAKVVSVMIWYFLEGFYSRKDSLSFKSSDYTKYTVSLDTKPNTLVFYKSKRSGKWWMEIPHNETEKFDRVSTVPCSYADYQMAQKGEIPERWINAQIKLL from the coding sequence ATGAATATCCAATCCTATTTTGAGCCTGTTGCCGAATACCTTTGGCAAAAAAAATATCCTGAAAATTCTTTCTTTAAGCAAATCCACTTTTTCGGGGAGGAATTTCCTGACCTGAAAGGTGTGCAGATAGCCTTGGTAGGGCTCAGGGAAAATAGAGGACTGGCCAGAATAGAAAGTGCCGATAGAGGAAGCAGCGAAATCCGCGAAAAACTTTACGATCTCAAAAAAGGATTTGGATCCTACCGTGTAGCTGACTTAGGAGATTTGATTTCCGGGGAGAAATTGAGCGATACCTATCAGCGTATGCAGGAAGTGGGGGATTATCTGATGAAGCAGCAGATCCTCCCCATCTACTTTGGAGGATCTCATGATCTGGACTATGGACAGTATTTGTCTTACCAGAAAATGAAAAAGCTGGTCAGTCTGCTGACTGTGGATGCCAAGCTAGACATGGAAGAAGAAGGCCCACTGGCGGATCAGCACACCCAGGAAATTATCCTTCATCAGCCTAACTTTCTCTTTTCCTCAGCTCATTTAGCCTACCAGAGTTTTCTGGTGGACCCTTCATTGATCAATGTGGTGGAGAAACTTTACTTCGAGCATGTACGCCTAGGTGAACTGAGAAGCGAATTCAAGGAAGTGGAACCATTGATCAGGAATGCGGATCTTTTAAGCTTTGATCTTTGTGCTATTCAATCTGCTGATGCACCCGGTGCTGTGAATGCAGAGCCTTTTGGATTGACCGCTGAGGAGGCTTGTCAGATTTGTTGGTTTGCCGGCACCAATGAGAAACTGAGCTCCATAGGGATTTATGGTTATGAGCCTTATTTTGACGACGCGGCAAATAAAACTGCCAAAGTGGTATCAGTAATGATCTGGTATTTTCTTGAAGGTTTTTATTCCCGCAAAGACAGCCTTTCTTTCAAAAGCAGTGATTATACCAAGTACACAGTTTCATTGGACACCAAACCTAATACGCTTGTTTTCTATAAAAGCAAAAGAAGTGGTAAATGGTGGATGGAGATCCCTCACAATGAAACAGAGAAGTTTGACCGGGTGAGCACGGTGCCATGCAGCTATGCTGACTACCAAATGGCTCAAAAGGGGGAAATCCCTGAGCGATGGATCAATGCCCAAATCAAGCTGCTTTAG
- a CDS encoding cytochrome b5 domain-containing protein produces MKTYTKQQLALRNGQDKPEIWVAYLGVIYDVSSSRLWKKGMHYEHWAGQDLTDELPDAPHTEKVFEKFQAIGQLA; encoded by the coding sequence GTGAAGACGTATACGAAGCAGCAACTAGCCCTGCGGAATGGGCAGGATAAACCTGAAATCTGGGTGGCTTACCTAGGGGTGATCTATGATGTGAGCAGTTCCAGGCTCTGGAAGAAAGGAATGCATTACGAGCACTGGGCCGGTCAGGATCTTACAGATGAACTTCCTGATGCGCCCCATACCGAAAAAGTTTTTGAAAAATTTCAAGCCATTGGGCAGCTAGCGTAA